A genomic segment from bacterium encodes:
- a CDS encoding bifunctional (p)ppGpp synthetase/guanosine-3',5'-bis(diphosphate) 3'-pyrophosphohydrolase, whose amino-acid sequence MATYDFDKELARIVRRLHRYSKHPINHELLAQAFHFSEEAHRNQLRKSGEPYFVHCVEVAKILCELRMDYVTIVGGLLHDVVEDTGVTIAEVQEKFGEEIAGLVDGVTKISELKFDSVEVRQAENFRKMLLSMVKDIRVILIKFADRLHNMRTIEYLPEKKQRRIALETREIYGPLAHRLGIGKVRWELEDLAFKTLAPQAYWNLVNKIAEKREEREAYLRRFTEPVRAALRDAGLPAKITGRPKHLYSIFQKMLSRDKSFEEIFDLLAVRIVVKRTEDCYFVLGIVHNLFTPVAERFKDYIATPKSNLYQSLHTTVVGAGGKMVEVQIRTEDMHRTAEVGVAAHWRYKEGKQKADELDKQLAWLRQMLEWQHDTNDPKEFMENLRIDLFQDEVFVFTPKGRLNKLPVGSTPVDFAFAVHTDIGLHCIGAKVNGRIVPLNYRLKSGDTVEIITSANQKPNKDWIKFAQTSKARAKIKRWLKESMAEQSQKLGAEILEKAFKRAHVNRDEIDVNEVAQLLGLADAVELHAAIGRGDVAAQSVIQKILPEVPEGNDKPGFFKKIIDKARGSAIGVRVQGLDHLLINFGKCCQPVPGDRILGFLTQGRGVVVHRTDCPNILRLLENPERRVEVQWDVEPNKHFTVRLQLLGTDRKHFLRDVSDAISQTDTNIVSIEMRAEDGVVHSNIIIEVKNLQHLTRVIGRISKVNGVFSVERVGGTDELIAEEEVL is encoded by the coding sequence GCGGATTGTGCGCCGGCTGCACCGCTACAGCAAGCATCCCATCAATCATGAGCTGCTGGCGCAGGCGTTTCATTTCAGCGAAGAGGCGCATCGCAACCAGTTGCGCAAATCCGGCGAGCCTTATTTCGTTCATTGCGTGGAGGTCGCCAAAATCCTGTGCGAGTTGCGCATGGACTACGTCACCATCGTCGGCGGCCTGCTGCACGACGTGGTGGAGGACACCGGCGTGACGATCGCAGAGGTGCAGGAAAAGTTCGGCGAGGAAATCGCCGGCCTGGTGGACGGCGTGACCAAAATCTCGGAGCTGAAATTCGACAGCGTGGAAGTTCGCCAGGCGGAAAACTTCCGCAAGATGCTGCTGTCGATGGTGAAGGACATTCGCGTCATCCTGATCAAATTTGCCGACCGGCTGCACAACATGCGCACCATCGAATACCTGCCGGAGAAGAAGCAAAGGCGCATCGCGCTCGAAACCCGCGAAATTTACGGGCCGTTGGCGCACCGGCTGGGCATCGGCAAAGTCCGCTGGGAGCTGGAAGACCTGGCGTTCAAAACCCTGGCGCCGCAGGCCTACTGGAATCTCGTCAACAAGATCGCCGAGAAGCGGGAGGAGCGGGAGGCCTATCTCCGGCGCTTCACCGAGCCGGTGCGGGCCGCGCTGAGGGACGCCGGCCTGCCGGCGAAGATCACCGGCCGGCCCAAGCATCTCTACAGCATTTTTCAGAAAATGCTGAGCCGCGACAAATCGTTCGAAGAGATTTTCGATTTGCTCGCCGTGCGCATCGTCGTGAAGCGCACCGAAGACTGCTACTTCGTGCTGGGCATCGTGCACAATCTCTTCACGCCCGTGGCAGAACGTTTCAAAGACTACATTGCCACGCCGAAATCCAACCTGTATCAATCGCTGCACACCACCGTCGTCGGCGCCGGAGGCAAGATGGTGGAAGTGCAAATCCGCACCGAGGACATGCACCGGACGGCGGAAGTGGGCGTGGCGGCGCACTGGCGCTACAAGGAAGGCAAGCAGAAAGCCGACGAGCTTGACAAGCAGCTTGCCTGGCTGCGCCAGATGCTGGAGTGGCAGCACGACACCAACGATCCGAAGGAGTTCATGGAGAACCTGCGGATCGATTTGTTTCAAGATGAGGTGTTCGTGTTCACGCCCAAGGGCCGGCTCAACAAGCTGCCGGTGGGCAGCACGCCGGTGGATTTCGCCTTTGCAGTGCACACCGACATCGGCCTGCATTGCATCGGCGCCAAAGTGAACGGCCGCATCGTGCCGCTCAACTATCGCCTGAAGAGCGGGGACACGGTCGAGATCATCACCAGCGCCAATCAGAAACCGAACAAGGATTGGATCAAGTTCGCGCAAACTTCCAAGGCGCGCGCCAAGATCAAGCGCTGGTTGAAAGAATCCATGGCCGAGCAAAGCCAGAAGCTCGGCGCGGAGATTTTGGAGAAGGCTTTCAAGCGGGCGCACGTGAACCGGGACGAGATCGACGTCAATGAAGTGGCGCAGCTTCTGGGTTTGGCGGATGCCGTCGAGCTGCATGCCGCCATCGGCCGGGGCGACGTGGCGGCGCAGAGTGTCATCCAGAAGATTCTACCGGAAGTGCCGGAGGGCAACGACAAGCCCGGCTTTTTCAAGAAGATCATCGACAAGGCGCGCGGCTCGGCCATTGGCGTGCGTGTGCAGGGCCTGGATCATTTGCTCATCAATTTCGGCAAATGCTGCCAGCCGGTGCCGGGCGACCGCATTCTCGGCTTTTTGACGCAGGGCCGGGGCGTGGTGGTGCATCGCACCGACTGCCCGAACATCCTGCGGCTGCTGGAAAACCCGGAGCGCCGGGTGGAAGTGCAGTGGGACGTCGAGCCCAACAAGCATTTCACCGTGCGGCTGCAGTTGCTGGGCACGGACCGCAAGCACTTCCTGCGCGATGTCAGCGACGCCATTTCGCAAACCGACACCAACATCGTCAGCATCGAGATGCGCGCGGAAGACGGGGTAGTGCACAGCAACATCATCATTGAAGTGAAAAACTTGCAGCATCTCACCCGGGTCATCGGCCGCATCAGCAAGGTCAACGGCGTGTTCAGCGTCGAGCGGGTCGGCGGGACCGACGAATTGATCGCGGAGGAGGAAGTTCTCTGA
- a CDS encoding Gfo/Idh/MocA family oxidoreductase, with protein MRTIRLAVIGAGGIAQVAHIPIWKKLSGVDLVAVCDTNLARAKAVAERYAIPQYYTRDDDVLKRDDIDAIDICAPTHMHMPLALAALSAGKHVLVEKPMALSLEQGRSMVEAARRYQRKLMVAMNVRFRRDAINLKSFIEAGELGDIFYARCGWLRRQEKWSEHSWLFQKQYSGGGVLMDLGIQMLDLSLWLFGNKKAKAVKATLYNKVSKLEVEDTAVAFVHLEDGSSLALEVSWTFLTAQDELYTNLLGTQGWAMTNPLRVMKEVHGNFTNLTPHVDDKPMSRYKRSYSNELRHFIKCLRDDTPMLSTGEESLDRMRIIEAMYESARRGKEVEL; from the coding sequence ATGAGAACGATCAGACTCGCCGTCATCGGCGCCGGCGGTATTGCACAAGTTGCGCACATTCCCATTTGGAAAAAACTCTCCGGTGTCGATTTGGTGGCGGTATGCGACACCAATCTCGCTCGTGCCAAGGCCGTGGCCGAGCGCTATGCCATCCCACAATACTACACCCGCGATGACGACGTACTGAAGCGCGACGATATCGACGCCATCGACATTTGCGCGCCCACCCACATGCACATGCCGCTCGCCCTCGCCGCCTTGTCCGCCGGCAAGCACGTCTTGGTCGAAAAACCCATGGCGCTGAGCTTGGAACAAGGCCGCAGCATGGTGGAGGCGGCCCGGCGCTATCAGCGCAAACTCATGGTGGCGATGAACGTGCGCTTTCGCCGCGATGCCATCAACCTGAAATCTTTCATCGAAGCCGGCGAACTGGGCGACATTTTCTACGCCCGCTGCGGCTGGCTGCGCCGCCAGGAAAAATGGTCGGAACACTCCTGGCTTTTTCAAAAGCAATACTCCGGCGGCGGCGTGCTGATGGACTTGGGCATCCAGATGCTCGACCTCTCACTGTGGCTCTTCGGCAACAAGAAAGCCAAGGCCGTGAAAGCCACGCTCTACAACAAAGTCTCCAAACTCGAGGTGGAAGACACCGCGGTGGCGTTCGTGCACCTCGAAGACGGCAGTTCTCTGGCGCTGGAAGTGAGCTGGACGTTCCTCACCGCCCAGGACGAACTCTACACCAACTTGCTGGGCACACAAGGCTGGGCCATGACCAACCCCCTGCGGGTGATGAAAGAAGTGCACGGCAATTTCACCAATCTGACCCCGCACGTCGACGACAAACCCATGTCGCGCTACAAACGCTCCTACAGCAACGAACTGCGGCACTTCATCAAATGCCTGCGCGACGACACGCCCATGCTCTCCACCGGTGAAGAGAGCCTGGATCGCATGCGCATCATCGAAGCCATGTACGAATCCGCGCGCCGCGGCAAAGAGGTCGAGCTTTGA
- a CDS encoding integration host factor subunit beta, whose amino-acid sequence MKSTITKKDVAKRTAKIVNEKIYLTEKVVDGVFTALREFMEQANPEIRIEIRDFGVFEVKTTKPKPKARNPKTGEIIYVPARRKTHFKAGKLLKEVLKQPLTDLPPRNEDGKNDWEDWDEDWEDEEEGDEEKAGEQEDGEKEPRQTP is encoded by the coding sequence ATGAAGAGCACCATTACCAAGAAAGACGTTGCCAAACGAACCGCGAAGATCGTCAACGAGAAGATCTATCTCACCGAGAAGGTCGTCGATGGCGTGTTCACCGCGTTGCGCGAGTTCATGGAACAAGCCAACCCGGAGATCCGCATCGAAATCCGCGATTTTGGCGTGTTCGAGGTGAAAACCACCAAGCCCAAGCCCAAGGCGCGCAACCCCAAAACCGGCGAAATCATCTACGTGCCCGCCCGCCGCAAAACCCACTTCAAGGCCGGCAAGCTGCTCAAAGAAGTATTGAAGCAGCCGCTCACCGATCTACCGCCGCGCAACGAAGACGGCAAGAACGACTGGGAAGACTGGGATGAGGATTGGGAAGATGAGGAGGAGGGCGACGAGGAAAAAGCCGGCGAGCAAGAGGATGGGGAAAAGGAACCTCGCCAGACGCCGTGA
- the ruvX gene encoding Holliday junction resolvase RuvX: protein MATVQAAPPGRRILALDYGRRRIGVAVSDALHLLAHGRDTLPFTGKGELFARLRRLLQEEEVGLIVVGLPRHLNGDDSDMTKTVQAFIRELEQQVTVPVVAWDERWSSKQAERTLAETGARRQPKEKIDQLAAILILQNYLDRLHSLQ, encoded by the coding sequence ATGGCTACTGTGCAGGCCGCGCCGCCCGGCCGGAGAATTCTCGCATTGGACTACGGCAGGCGCCGCATCGGCGTGGCGGTGAGCGACGCTTTGCATCTGCTGGCGCATGGCCGTGACACGCTGCCCTTCACCGGGAAGGGCGAGTTGTTCGCGCGCTTGCGGCGGCTCCTCCAGGAGGAAGAGGTCGGCTTGATCGTCGTGGGGCTGCCGCGCCACCTCAACGGTGACGACAGCGACATGACCAAGACCGTGCAAGCCTTCATTCGTGAGCTCGAGCAGCAGGTGACCGTGCCGGTGGTGGCCTGGGATGAACGCTGGTCGAGCAAACAGGCGGAACGCACGCTGGCGGAGACCGGCGCCCGGCGGCAACCCAAAGAAAAAATCGACCAGTTGGCGGCCATTTTGATTCTGCAAAATTACCTGGACCGCTTGCACTCACTTCAGTGA